Proteins encoded in a region of the Gemmatimonadota bacterium genome:
- a CDS encoding amidohydrolase family protein: protein FGDQRMSRQEALRSYTLDAAYGSFHENVLGSIEPGKFADFTVLSKDIMTVPENQILETEIVYTIVDGKVRYERGPPAMP from the coding sequence GTTCGGCGACCAGCGCATGTCGCGACAGGAGGCGCTCAGGTCCTATACGCTGGACGCCGCCTACGGTTCGTTTCACGAAAACGTGCTCGGATCCATCGAGCCCGGCAAGTTCGCCGATTTCACGGTGCTCTCGAAGGACATCATGACCGTGCCCGAGAACCAGATCCTGGAAACGGAAATCGTGTATACCATCGTGGACGGCAAGGTTCGGTACGAGCGAGGACCGCCCGCGATGCCGTGA